The genomic segment GGACCGCCAGGTTCTTGCGCATGAGGCGCAAGGGGTTCAGGGGGGCCACCTCCCCTTCCGCGGCCCCGACGTAAACCAGCCTCCCCCCGGGGCGGAGGAGGGAGAGGCTTCCCTCCAGGTCCTTCCCCCGCACCTCCAGGACCAGGTCCACCCCGCCCAGGGCCTGGGCCACCCCGGGGAGCTCCTCGTAGGTGGCCACCGCCTCCGCCCCCAGGGAGGGGGCCAGGGCGAGGTTTTCCGGCCTCGAGGCCGCGGCCAGGACCTTCAGGCCCAAGGCCCTCGCCACCTGCACCGCCGCGGTGCCCAGGGCCCCGCCCGCCGCCTGCACCAAGACCCTCTCCCCCGGCCTCGCCCCCGCCCGCCTCAGGGCCAGGTAGGCGGTGAGGAAGGAGACGGGGAAGGCGGCGGCCTCCTCAGGGGCGAGGTCCTCGGGAAGGGGGAGGAGGGCTTCCTCGG from the Thermus thermamylovorans genome contains:
- a CDS encoding zinc-binding dehydrogenase, with the protein product MRAWVQERLRGPMVLKELPDPVPGAGEVVLEVEAVGLNFADHLLRLGAYLTRLHPPFVPGTEVVGRVGERRYAALVGQGALAERVAVPEEALLPLPEDLAPEEAAAFPVSFLTAYLALRRAGARPGERVLVQAAGGALGTAAVQVARALGLKVLAAASRPENLALAPSLGAEAVATYEELPGVAQALGGVDLVLEVRGKDLEGSLSLLRPGGRLVYVGAAEGEVAPLNPLRLMRKNLAVLGFWLAPLLRDRGLLEEALGFLLPRLGRELKPVVGAVFPFPEAERAFQALLDRGHRGKIVVRI